One genomic region from Zalophus californianus isolate mZalCal1 chromosome 2, mZalCal1.pri.v2, whole genome shotgun sequence encodes:
- the HGSNAT gene encoding heparan-alpha-glucosaminide N-acetyltransferase isoform X2: MVALAAHLSLWRVNALGAGTPPVLLTMAFPELGAEDTNARLYDLDKKKHVDLKMDQALLLIHNELRGINLTVFWNSEHCYHCLFQVLVNVSWSGKPGKPSIATGAVSTQHGSLLQLNDTLEEKEVCRLKYKFGEFGNYSLLVKHTHNGVNEIACDIIINKNPIDSNLPVCIAFLVGVALIIAVSFLRLLLSLDDFHNWISKAINSRETDRLINSELGSPSRAGSIGGDAQLEAWCPPTATPRLRCVDTFRGIALILMVFVNYGGGKYWYFKHSSWNGLTVADLVFPWFVFIMGSSIFLSMTSILQRGCSKFRLLRKIAWRSFLLICIGVVIVNPNYCLGPLSWDKVRIPGVLQRLGVTYFVVAVLELIFAKPVPESCASERSCFSLRDIIFSWPQWLFILMLESIWLGLTFFLPVPGCPTGYLGPGGIGDLGKYPNCTGGAAGYIDRLLLGDDHIYQHPSSAVLYHTEVAYDPEGILGTINSIVMAFLGIQAGKILLYYKDQTKDILIRFTAWCCFLGLISVALTKISENEGFIPINKNLWSISYVTTLSSFAFFILLILYPIVDVKGLWTGTPFFYPGMNSILVYVGHEVFENYFPFQWKLQDNQSHKEHLTQNIVATAVWVLIAYILYKKKVFWKI; this comes from the exons ACTTAGATAAAAAAAAGCATGTAGACCTGAAGATGGACCAGGCTTTGCTGCTCATCCACAATGAACTACGCGGAATAAACCTGACTGTCTTCTGGAATTCCGAACACTGTTATCAC TGCTTGTTTCAGGTTCTGGTAAATGTTTCCTGGAGTGGGAAACCCGGGAAGCCTAGCATTGCCACGGGGGCAGTGAGCACCCAGCATGGATCTCTCCTGCAGCTTAATGACACCttggaagagaaagaagtttGTAG GCTGAAATACAAATTTGGAGAATTTGGAAACTATTCACTCTTGGTAAAGCACACCCATAACGGAGTCAATGAAATTGCTTGTGACATCATTATCAACAAGAATCCAATTGACAGTAACCTTC cTGTGTGTATTGCGTTCCTTGTTGGTGTGGCGCTCATCATTGCAGTATCCTTTCTGAGGTTGTTGTTGAG TTTGGATGACTTTCATAATTGGATTTCTAAAGCAATTAATTCCCGGGAAACTGATCGTCTTATCAATTCT GAGCTGGGGTCTCCAAGCAGGGCAGGCTCCATCGGTGGTGATGCTCAACTGGAAGCATGGTGTCCGCCCACTGCAACGCCGCGCCTCCGCTGCGTAGACACATTCAGGGG GATAGCTCTCATCCTCATGGTCTTCGTTAATTATGGAGGAGGAAAATATTGGTACTTCAAACACTCAAGTTGGAATG GACTGACAGTGGCTGACCTCGTATTCCCATG GTTTGTCTTTATTATGGGGTCTTCAATTTTTCTATCAATGACTTCCATACTGCAGCGAGGATGTTCAAAATTCAGATTGCTGAGGAAAATTGCATGGAGGAGTTTCCTGTTAATCTGTATAGGAGTGGTCATTGTGAACCCCAATTATTGCCTTGGTCCAT TGTCTTGGGATAAGGTGCGAATTCCTGGCGTGCTCCAGAGGCTGGGGGTGACCTATTTTGTGGTTGCTGTGTTAGAGCTCATCTTTGCTAAACCTGTCCCTGAAAGTTGTGCCTCG GAGAGAAGCTGCTTTTCCCTTCGAGACATCATCTTCAGCTGGCCCCAGTGGCTCTTCATTCTGATGCTGGAAAGCATTTGGCTGGGCTTGACATTCTTCTTGCCTGTTCCTGGATGTCCTAC TGGTTATCTCGGCCCTGGTGGCATTGGAGATTTGGGGAAGTATCCAAATTGTACCGGAGGAGCTGCTGGCTACATTGACCGCCTGCTTCTGGGTGATGACCACATTTACCAGCATCCTTCTTCGGCT gTGCTTTATCACACTGAGGTGGCCTATGATCCAGAGGGAATTTTAGGGACCATCAACTCCATTGTGATGGCATTTTTAGGAATTCAg GCAGGAAAAATACTCTTGTATTACAAGGATCAGACCAAAGACATTCTGATCAGATTCACTGCCTGGTGTTGTTTTCTA GGGCTTATTTCTGTTGCTTTGACGAAAATTTCCGAAAATGAAGGCTTTATTCcaataaacaaaaatctgtg GTCCATTTCGTATGTCACCACACTGAGCTCCTTTGCCTTCTTCATCCTGCTTATCCTGTACCCCATCGTAGATGTGAAGGGACTGTGGACGGGAACCCCATTCTTCTACCCAG GAATGAACTCTATTCTGGTGTACGTTGGCCACGAGGTGTTTGAGAACTACTTCCCCTTTCAGTGGAAGCTGCAGGACAACCAGTCACACAAAGAACATCTAACTCAGAACATAGTTGCCACTGCTGTTTGGGTGCTCATTGCCTACATTCTCTATAAAAAGAAGGTTTTTTGGAAAATCTGA
- the HGSNAT gene encoding heparan-alpha-glucosaminide N-acetyltransferase isoform X3, with amino-acid sequence MVFVNYGGGKYWYFKHSSWNGLTVADLVFPWFVFIMGSSIFLSMTSILQRGCSKFRLLRKIAWRSFLLICIGVVIVNPNYCLGPLSWDKVRIPGVLQRLGVTYFVVAVLELIFAKPVPESCASERSCFSLRDIIFSWPQWLFILMLESIWLGLTFFLPVPGCPTGYLGPGGIGDLGKYPNCTGGAAGYIDRLLLGDDHIYQHPSSAVLYHTEVAYDPEGILGTINSIVMAFLGIQAGKILLYYKDQTKDILIRFTAWCCFLGLISVALTKISENEGFIPINKNLWSISYVTTLSSFAFFILLILYPIVDVKGLWTGTPFFYPGMNSILVYVGHEVFENYFPFQWKLQDNQSHKEHLTQNIVATAVWVLIAYILYKKKVFWKI; translated from the exons ATGGTCTTCGTTAATTATGGAGGAGGAAAATATTGGTACTTCAAACACTCAAGTTGGAATG GACTGACAGTGGCTGACCTCGTATTCCCATG GTTTGTCTTTATTATGGGGTCTTCAATTTTTCTATCAATGACTTCCATACTGCAGCGAGGATGTTCAAAATTCAGATTGCTGAGGAAAATTGCATGGAGGAGTTTCCTGTTAATCTGTATAGGAGTGGTCATTGTGAACCCCAATTATTGCCTTGGTCCAT TGTCTTGGGATAAGGTGCGAATTCCTGGCGTGCTCCAGAGGCTGGGGGTGACCTATTTTGTGGTTGCTGTGTTAGAGCTCATCTTTGCTAAACCTGTCCCTGAAAGTTGTGCCTCG GAGAGAAGCTGCTTTTCCCTTCGAGACATCATCTTCAGCTGGCCCCAGTGGCTCTTCATTCTGATGCTGGAAAGCATTTGGCTGGGCTTGACATTCTTCTTGCCTGTTCCTGGATGTCCTAC TGGTTATCTCGGCCCTGGTGGCATTGGAGATTTGGGGAAGTATCCAAATTGTACCGGAGGAGCTGCTGGCTACATTGACCGCCTGCTTCTGGGTGATGACCACATTTACCAGCATCCTTCTTCGGCT gTGCTTTATCACACTGAGGTGGCCTATGATCCAGAGGGAATTTTAGGGACCATCAACTCCATTGTGATGGCATTTTTAGGAATTCAg GCAGGAAAAATACTCTTGTATTACAAGGATCAGACCAAAGACATTCTGATCAGATTCACTGCCTGGTGTTGTTTTCTA GGGCTTATTTCTGTTGCTTTGACGAAAATTTCCGAAAATGAAGGCTTTATTCcaataaacaaaaatctgtg GTCCATTTCGTATGTCACCACACTGAGCTCCTTTGCCTTCTTCATCCTGCTTATCCTGTACCCCATCGTAGATGTGAAGGGACTGTGGACGGGAACCCCATTCTTCTACCCAG GAATGAACTCTATTCTGGTGTACGTTGGCCACGAGGTGTTTGAGAACTACTTCCCCTTTCAGTGGAAGCTGCAGGACAACCAGTCACACAAAGAACATCTAACTCAGAACATAGTTGCCACTGCTGTTTGGGTGCTCATTGCCTACATTCTCTATAAAAAGAAGGTTTTTTGGAAAATCTGA